ttctaatggcAGACACGGGATCAAATGAAAAGGATACAATAATCTAAAACAATCTGAAtagttttcatcaaaaaaagcacattttataaaacttaaagctGGATATAACACATAAAACAAGCTATAtcaagttttaatataaataacatgcTATAGTaaggaaattcaaaaatattgtgcgatattattaaaagttcaaatatttattttaatatattcataaaaaaattagttaattgaaTATATCCATATTGATGGATACCTCTTTGAGACAACTGAAATTGTCAAGCAAAACTAGCTGGTTCTTGtacattgaataaaatacaaaaaattttacatatcaATTTACTAAGAGGTGGCAATATGAGTGTATttgactgaaaatatttaaaaacttttacaggggaacttattttagaatatttattacgaTTAATTGCATACTATATaatgcaaaagaatttttttttttaaaaatgataaaacaatttcattttcccTTTCAGTaactagaattaaaaattataaatgaagaattttgttacaaagaattttaaatattacccAGCAAAATTTTCCACACATATTCTCGATACATAGAGGGTAAAGTAAATCTCAAACAAAATTTGGACATCTTCTCCTTATCCATaggtttttcatttattaaaatttccaaagcCTTCTTTTCTTCAACACCACGGAATCCTACTTTATCATAATACGTCGAACGAAAGTTTCGACTTTTTTCCGCCATTTCAgagagaataattaatttattcttcacttcattaattaaatttactttacgcTGTAAATTTTCGATTTCATATTCATCAATAGTTAAATCTCTGATCAATTTTTTGATTGTTTGAACGGAAACAGTTTTAGGCTGCttgtttctgttttaaatatgttttctggACAATAAAATATTCCTCATAGGAGTAAAAACAGGTAGTTGAAAGCTTTTTGAGAATTCTTAACCggatgtaaataaacaaattgtaaaCAATTCAACTCTCAGCATGCTATTTTCGTTGCTGTTTGGTCTGAAAtcgttgaaaattaaataaaggaatgtttttaaacttaattttagtaaatttaattcatcaatAAGCTTACTAACACTGCAGGATGAACATCTTGAAATatactcataaaaaatttgctgcATTGGGATTTACAGCTCTTTCTATCGCAGCTGGATCTATGTACCTTCGAAAGAAAATTGAAGATAGTATAGGAAATTCAACCGTTTGCAAATCCTCTATAGaggatttattaaaacataatccATCTGTAGAACTATTAGGCAAACCAGTTACTTGGTGTAATCCTAGTTTGCTAGATCGAAGTAATCGGATCACAAAAGATGTAGCAAATATTAATGTTCCAGTAGCAGGACCGAAAAAAGCGGGATTCTTAGTAATTGATGCTTTTAAACAAGAAGCAGACACAACATGGacagtaaatgttttaaagcttAAACTAGATGATacagaaattttgataaaataattagttttgtttttgaattgtgGCTTAATGTAATTAggaataaaaagattttcttataGTCAttcttatattcattattttaaaaagagatgtTGCTATTCAATCTTTGTGACTATGAATATAGTtaattatctgtttttaaaaattatttaaattaattaaaaacgttCTTTAACTAGTAGACTACAGGACAGTATCAAGAAAAaggcaattattttaatgttcgttgttttggcttttttttttacttaaaactataaataaagtaattgttCCAAAATGGACAATTTTGTCGAAATTTGCTCAATACAAACCCATCCAAATCTCTGGGTTAGGctaactattttttcttgttgcaataagaaatagaaattattgaaataaatgatatttttatcaaaactaatatGAACAATTGTCTACCTGTATATTATATATCTGCTTaagttatttatatgtagtggtggacaaaattcttttattattaatttattaaaataagaaaacactATCTTTGATACCACTTAGAAAAATCTTCCTGAAACTAGAGAAATTCTGTAGTAGTTGGGAAGTATGCCAATAAATGTATTAGCTCTGCTGCATTCTGCTacaaatcaaactttaaaagaaatcttgccatatttacttttaaaaagtaacatttttcacaaaattacatTAGACTTGCACCAATGATATTTAATACTAATGTAGAACAATGgcttaattttaatcattttattgtccattcataaattatttatgtttatgtatcaaaacaaaaatgactatcaatttcagataaaattgatgttctaaataaattaaaaaatatataagtatttgTTGCACTAATTGTATGGAATTGCTGGGCCAAACTATTGGGgggagaaatttaatttacatacagTCAacaccattaaaatattttcaataaaaaaattttaagtgctgcattgattataaaaaaatgtgcaatgGTATTAAAACCAAATTGGTTATACTGCTCAAAACATTgacattattacaaaatatgttagctgtaaataaaaatatgactgtgGTCATGCAgccaatgttatttttatatatatgtgtatatataaccattgttgaacagccgacccaattttgggtttacgattactaatgttcaactctgtagccttgtaatttttaacccatcTAGAAGGCAAGGAAACTCCGGAATCAAGTACTGGGGAGAAATTTtcctcgtggaggactttttgatggaattaaccctcATTTGCATTTCATGGAGTAGAgaaccatgaaaacctctcacggttagcctgacagcaaggggactctaacccatgtttTGTCTACCAGTGAGGAAATTTTATGTCTGTCAGTGAGAGCCGGTTGCAGAATtcatattgaccagccatcgctgataTTCGAACCCGACTCACCTCATTGGCAGGGTTGCAGAAAACCCGACTCACCTCATTGGCAGGGTTGCAGAAAACCCAACTCCCCAATAAAACCCGCCCGGGTTTTACTGGGTAAAACCCACTCTAAAAAACCCAGTAAAACCCAACCTAAAGTGGGTTTTACTGGGTTTTTCTAagatagatttctttttttatcctctgttatattaaagagctattctaataatatatttatgtagtctagcctaaaaaaaattaacctataGTGAAAAAACTAATTGTGTTGGAGACTGGAGAGTCACCTTGCTGACTAGATTTGACTGTATGGTCATTGATTATTCAGTGCCATTTATTCGCTTTCTATGCAAATAAAGAATgttcctcaaatattttttaagactaaaatataaataaaaagtaatcctgtgttaaaataagtttcaaatgtgtAATGTATGTGAGTACAAATAACATTTTGTATCGTGATGTCAGAAGAAACTTTTTCCAGACTTTCacatcaatttatttgtattaattatctatatgaagtcaatttataaaattaaaattaattcttaatattaaaataagcttttttaaaataaggtacttATCCCTGTCCTCTCCTTTGAAAAAGCCCTCCATGAAAACATGAGAAACCCAGAAAAGCCCAATAGAACCCAGAAAAGCCCAATAAAACCCAGAAAAACCCACCCGGGTTGGGTTTTTTGCAACCCtgctcattggaaggcgaacgctctatgcctgagccaccacggctctgcAGCCAATGTTTACCTGTAAAGAGCAAACCCTTTTACAGTTATTTCGAGAAATAATATTAAGGTAGACATAATTACATAGGGTCATTTATTCAGTAAGCCACTGCCACATTCTTAGAATCCTTgtcataaattatataaaaaaagaattcacatTAGGAATCacaaattaatacttacttatACACACTTAATTCatgtttaagcaaaaaaaagaaaagaaaatgactaTCCAAATCTGATGAATCTCTAGTGAGGAAGACTAACTAgatgaaaaacatcaaaacctgtttaatTGCTTAATGTAGAATGCATTACTAATTTTGGTTTCTCAACCCCTCTTTGTTTTCTGCGGCAATCAAATATGTTTTCGCTAATGAGGAaaagttactgaaaaatatgaaaacctaTTTGATTAACTGAGGAAACAGAGGCATTATTAGAAACACTATCTATCTAGTATTATCAGACAATCAAACTGGATTTGATATTCTCAGTTTTGCTTTCATTACCTATGATTCTCTagcttaaatactaatttatgacccttaataagtatattttttttaaaaaggattctaaaaatatgtatcaagGACAGTCCTTACAGAGACACTGCGTATATGGTATAGACTAGAAATGTAAGTACGTCATCTTACACAAAACCTGTGGTTTGGCATGGgagattttcaattttaaaacactttaataactttttagtaATGGTGTCTACTGCCgtgtaaaaatatgcataacatattttttatcattttaaaactaaattattgttTCAGATCATCTTTTTCtcagtaaaaaaagaaacataaatataatcagtaatttttatttttcataacctTGTCTTGAGTTCAGAAACAATCTATTTTTAGCGATTCCATCTACATCTGCCAAATATTTgcatagaattcaaaattattgctaaaatgTGTTgcctttattaaaaagaaacttttttacatttgaaagaagatttttacatttctaaGAAAAGGAGCCTTGgcaataattcaaaacaattagtGGCTAACACATAGATTTCTTAACTTTTCTTGGAGAATATTCTAACATCTAGAGGgattagacaaaaaaatttggaaacacTTTTATGGTAATGCTGtgtaaacaatgttttttttagtagcaaatgttttggaagattttacatcGCGAAACTGTTGGCGCAATTTGAGATACCTTTTTATACATGTTGCCATATTTACCCATGCAAAATGAGGATTGACCAAAAAGAGGAGAAAAcgttaataacttttttccaattttaatacCAGTAACTCTGAAATCATTCTATgctattgcaatatttatattagaatgcttttttaattataatgaaaaggaaaagaaacttttaacttGCAACTCTCATTTTGGTCGATGCAAATTTTTCATGGGCAAAAAAGACCCCATTTCTGAAAGCTTCAAGCACgatctttcaaattgtgccAACAGATTTGCCATGCAAAATCTCCCAAAAAACTTGCTGTTAAAAGGAAAATTGCTTACAAAGAGTTAGTATAGAtgtgtttccatatttttgtgcaaTATCTGTACATACCACTTGCTTTTTCGGTATTTCAATGTGTCCTTGTGGGGCTTAATCCTTGCATCCAATACCCCTtggccatttttaaaatttattattctaaatacaatgtaattatatattaggataatatatatttttattttttgcaacttGAACTctgaattttccaaaataaaaaagttttattctgattaatatcaccttcaatttattttattttcaacatattttctcGAGAATTTATTTGTAAAGCATTTACCTATCCTGTTCTGAACTATGAATTCTAAGTAtcatttccattaattttgtctTCTGTTTAAATCAaccaatcacattttttttttcatcatatctaCCTATGATCTATGTCTCAGAAACTTTATcgactgtaataaaaattactgatttatcAAAGTAAGatttatatccacaaaaaaaaaaaaaatttatcaaagtaaGATTTATgtccacacaaaaaaaattataatcactaaaaataaaaatgtggaataaaatttcat
The Parasteatoda tepidariorum isolate YZ-2023 chromosome 9, CAS_Ptep_4.0, whole genome shotgun sequence genome window above contains:
- the LOC122270288 gene encoding uncharacterized protein → MNILKYTHKKFAALGFTALSIAAGSMYLRKKIEDSIGNSTVCKSSIEDLLKHNPSVELLGKPVTWCNPSLLDRSNRITKDVANINVPVAGPKKAGFLVIDAFKQEADTTWTVNVLKLKLDDTEILIK